From Brevibacterium ihuae, the proteins below share one genomic window:
- a CDS encoding L,D-transpeptidase family protein: MVSAPVRLAAAVLAAALCAGCAPDTGGSTVPAGADSLTGPDPRQCRHLCAGGSAGAEVPALPGIGPETLAELPADSRQVLIASPPEAGDTAARTVLWERSGDGWQQVRAFAGHNGGAGWLRDRREGDRTSPIGVFALTDAGGSLPDPGALLPYTEDPSLRSQAVTAYGADYSEVFDLVIAINYNREPGTPPDDDTRPLGWDAGGKIWIHVDHGSPTRGCITVDAADMEYLLRTLDPADRPHIIMGPVDDLAR, encoded by the coding sequence ATGGTCTCCGCCCCCGTCCGTCTCGCAGCCGCGGTGCTCGCCGCGGCGCTGTGCGCGGGCTGCGCGCCGGACACCGGCGGGTCGACGGTACCGGCGGGCGCCGATTCCCTCACCGGGCCCGATCCCCGGCAGTGCCGGCACCTCTGCGCCGGCGGATCGGCCGGCGCAGAGGTGCCGGCACTGCCGGGGATCGGGCCCGAGACCCTCGCGGAGCTCCCTGCCGACTCACGCCAGGTGCTCATCGCCTCGCCGCCGGAGGCGGGCGACACCGCGGCGCGGACCGTCCTGTGGGAGCGGTCCGGGGACGGCTGGCAGCAGGTGCGCGCGTTCGCCGGGCACAACGGCGGCGCCGGCTGGCTGCGCGACCGCCGCGAGGGCGATCGCACCTCGCCGATCGGCGTCTTCGCGCTCACCGATGCCGGCGGCTCCCTGCCCGACCCCGGCGCACTCCTGCCGTACACCGAGGACCCGAGCCTGCGGTCGCAGGCGGTCACCGCCTACGGTGCGGACTACTCCGAGGTGTTCGACCTCGTCATCGCGATCAACTACAACCGCGAGCCCGGCACCCCGCCCGACGACGACACCCGGCCGCTCGGCTGGGACGCCGGGGGCAAGATCTGGATCCACGTCGACCACGGCTCCCCCACCCGCGGCTGCATCACCGTCGACGCCGCGGACATGGAGTACCTGCTGCGCACCCTCGACCCCGCCGACCGACCGCACATCATCATGGGACCCGTCGATGACCTCGCCCGTTGA
- a CDS encoding DUF6636 domain-containing protein yields the protein MSIPPPPDRRPPRRRPAPGAPPEDSLTTQLFVGQAKPTPPTEDTQVLGRDEIERLRRGGDPDAPGGESTRVLSLEELEQIAAETHDDRLDGPRAQPAAEAPRATAAHSAWAAQQAPANRWPGTAAQAAPSGPAVPPPPPVPPAVGGDHRAAGWGAGPQPAGPQFPGPAGPGGGAAAGAPSRKRSGLPGAAIAVIVIAALLVAGIIGYILFDALSGPGDGANEAQPAPPPVAEEPADPSTEPTAAPSTPADVRAFAAPSGNITCTIDAERARCVIASFDYEPPERPADCQVENWGGIVVADSEGAGFSCAEAPAPAAAEPLAYGESISAHGMTCTSERDGMSCTSDTTGRGFSLARAGADFTN from the coding sequence ATGAGCATTCCTCCTCCGCCCGATCGTCGACCGCCGCGCCGGCGGCCGGCACCCGGTGCGCCGCCGGAAGACTCCCTGACCACGCAGCTGTTCGTCGGCCAGGCCAAGCCCACGCCGCCCACCGAGGACACCCAGGTGCTCGGCCGCGACGAGATCGAACGCCTCCGCCGAGGCGGGGACCCGGACGCGCCGGGCGGGGAGTCGACGCGGGTCCTCAGCCTCGAGGAGCTCGAGCAGATCGCGGCGGAGACCCATGACGACCGGCTCGACGGCCCGCGCGCGCAGCCGGCCGCCGAGGCGCCGCGCGCCACCGCCGCGCACTCCGCCTGGGCCGCGCAGCAGGCCCCCGCGAACCGCTGGCCGGGCACCGCCGCGCAGGCCGCACCGTCCGGCCCGGCCGTTCCGCCGCCCCCGCCGGTGCCGCCCGCGGTCGGCGGGGACCACCGCGCCGCCGGATGGGGTGCCGGTCCGCAGCCCGCCGGTCCGCAGTTCCCCGGCCCGGCAGGACCGGGCGGCGGTGCTGCGGCCGGGGCACCCTCCCGGAAGCGCTCCGGGCTGCCAGGGGCTGCGATCGCCGTCATCGTCATCGCCGCGCTCCTCGTCGCCGGCATCATCGGCTACATCCTGTTCGATGCGCTCAGCGGCCCCGGCGACGGCGCGAACGAGGCGCAGCCGGCCCCGCCGCCGGTCGCCGAGGAGCCCGCGGACCCGAGCACGGAGCCCACCGCGGCGCCGAGCACCCCGGCCGACGTCCGCGCGTTCGCCGCCCCCTCGGGCAACATCACGTGCACGATCGACGCCGAGCGGGCGCGCTGCGTCATCGCGAGCTTCGACTACGAACCCCCGGAGCGGCCGGCCGACTGCCAGGTCGAGAACTGGGGCGGCATCGTCGTCGCCGACTCCGAGGGCGCCGGCTTCTCGTGCGCCGAGGCGCCCGCCCCGGCCGCTGCCGAACCGCTGGCCTACGGGGAGTCGATCTCCGCCCACGGCATGACGTGCACATCCGAGCGCGACGGCATGTCCTGCACCTCGGACACCACCGGCCGCGGGTTCAGCCTCGCCCGCGCCGGGGCCGACTTCACCAACTGA
- the leuA gene encoding 2-isopropylmalate synthase yields the protein MTNFQKPSPMPYAKYKSFFDRIRIDMHDRTWPDQRITEAPRWLSTDLRDGNQALIDPMTPDRKRRMFDLLVKLGFKEIEVGFPAASQPDFDFVRQIIEEDAIPDDVRISVLTQAREDLIERTMESLVGAKMPTVHLYNATAPVFRKVVFGFDGDGFDETRDIAMRGTQAVMKHAESLLGDADFGYEYSPEIFVDTEPEFALDVVGNVLDMWQPGAGRETVVNLPATVERGTPNTYADQIEWFCRHMPYREDVAVSLHPHNDRGTGVAAAELGLMAGADRIEGCLFGNGERTGNLDLVTVALNLYSQGIDPQLDFSDIDEVIRTVTHCNQIGVHERHPYGGDLVFTSFSGSHQDAINKAFADRESRARAQGVPIEQMEWDMPYLPVDPKDLGRTYEAVIRVNSQSGKGGVSYLLKTEHGLELPRRLQVEFSQVVQSRSESGGEVSAPEIWRIFNDEYLPNDQAAEAWGRFKIMGLKTTSANITDEATTKNTETIEVDLLVDGQERTYESRGNGPINALVNLLTDQFDLDIRLQDYTEHAVGTGADTVAASYVELAVGDRVLWGAGLHPNITKSSLKAVISAVNRAVRQD from the coding sequence GTGACCAACTTCCAGAAGCCCAGCCCGATGCCCTACGCCAAGTACAAGTCGTTCTTCGACCGCATCCGGATCGACATGCACGACCGCACGTGGCCGGACCAGCGCATCACCGAGGCCCCCCGCTGGCTCAGCACCGATCTGCGCGACGGCAACCAGGCGCTCATCGACCCGATGACCCCGGACCGCAAGCGCCGGATGTTCGACCTGCTCGTCAAGCTCGGATTCAAGGAGATCGAGGTCGGCTTCCCGGCCGCCAGCCAGCCCGACTTCGACTTCGTCCGCCAGATCATCGAAGAGGACGCGATCCCCGACGACGTGCGGATCTCCGTGCTCACCCAGGCCCGCGAGGACCTCATCGAACGGACCATGGAGAGCCTCGTCGGCGCGAAGATGCCGACCGTCCACCTCTACAACGCCACCGCCCCGGTGTTCCGCAAGGTCGTCTTCGGGTTCGACGGCGACGGCTTCGACGAGACCCGCGACATCGCGATGCGCGGCACGCAGGCGGTGATGAAGCACGCCGAGAGCTTGCTCGGCGACGCCGACTTCGGCTACGAGTACTCGCCGGAGATCTTCGTCGACACCGAACCGGAGTTCGCCCTCGACGTCGTGGGCAACGTCCTCGACATGTGGCAGCCCGGCGCCGGCCGCGAGACCGTCGTCAACCTGCCCGCCACCGTCGAGCGCGGCACCCCGAACACCTACGCCGACCAGATCGAGTGGTTCTGCCGGCACATGCCCTACCGCGAGGACGTCGCGGTCTCCCTCCACCCGCACAACGATCGCGGCACCGGGGTCGCCGCCGCCGAGCTCGGCCTCATGGCCGGCGCCGACCGGATCGAGGGCTGCCTGTTCGGCAACGGCGAGCGCACCGGCAACCTCGACCTCGTCACCGTGGCCCTCAACCTGTACTCGCAGGGCATCGACCCGCAGCTCGACTTCTCCGACATCGACGAGGTCATCCGCACGGTCACGCACTGCAACCAGATCGGCGTCCACGAGCGCCACCCCTACGGCGGCGACCTCGTGTTCACGTCCTTCTCCGGCTCGCACCAGGACGCGATCAACAAGGCGTTCGCCGACCGCGAATCCCGCGCCCGCGCCCAGGGCGTGCCGATCGAGCAGATGGAATGGGACATGCCCTACCTGCCGGTCGATCCGAAGGACCTCGGCCGCACCTACGAGGCGGTCATCCGGGTCAACTCGCAGTCCGGCAAGGGCGGGGTGTCCTACCTGCTCAAGACCGAGCACGGCCTCGAGCTGCCGCGTCGCCTCCAGGTCGAGTTCTCCCAGGTCGTGCAGTCGCGCTCGGAGTCCGGCGGCGAGGTCTCCGCCCCGGAGATCTGGCGGATCTTCAACGACGAGTACCTGCCCAACGACCAGGCCGCGGAGGCCTGGGGCCGGTTCAAGATCATGGGTCTGAAGACGACCTCGGCGAACATCACCGACGAGGCGACGACGAAGAACACCGAGACCATCGAGGTCGACCTGCTCGTCGACGGCCAGGAGCGGACCTACGAGAGCCGCGGCAACGGCCCGATCAACGCGCTCGTCAACCTCCTCACCGATCAGTTCGACCTCGACATCCGGCTCCAGGACTACACCGAGCACGCGGTGGGCACCGGAGCGGACACCGTCGCGGCGTCCTACGTCGAGCTCGCGGTGGGCGACCGGGTGCTGTGGGGCGCGGGTCTCCACCCGAACATCACGAAGTCCTCGCTCAAGGCGGTCATCAGCGCCGTCAACCGCGCCGTCCGCCAGGACTGA
- the recO gene encoding DNA repair protein RecO — MRQYRDEGIVVGGHKLGEADRIVVILTRNHGLVRAVAKGIRRTKSRFGSRLEPFMLVDVQCHVGRSLDVVTQVELIEPFARAIGADYDTYSAANVMAETCTRLTEAEPRSRAQYLLLVSAIRSLCRAEHPPRLALDAYLLRAMAVAGWAPSLRDCAQCGAPGPHRAFSPALGGAVCSACRQQGTALPTTETILHLAALLTGDWERAEATAPHHAAEASRLVTLYVQWHLERHVKSFTVLENA; from the coding sequence ATGAGACAGTACCGGGACGAGGGGATCGTGGTCGGCGGGCACAAGCTCGGCGAGGCCGACCGCATCGTCGTCATCCTCACCCGGAACCACGGCCTCGTGCGGGCGGTCGCCAAGGGCATCCGGCGCACGAAGTCCCGGTTCGGCTCCCGGCTCGAGCCCTTCATGCTCGTCGACGTCCAGTGCCACGTGGGCCGCAGCCTCGACGTCGTCACCCAGGTCGAGCTCATCGAGCCGTTCGCGCGGGCGATCGGCGCCGACTACGACACGTACTCCGCGGCGAACGTCATGGCCGAGACGTGCACCCGTCTCACCGAGGCCGAACCCCGCTCCCGCGCCCAGTACCTCCTCCTCGTGTCCGCGATCCGCTCGCTGTGCCGCGCCGAGCACCCGCCCCGGCTCGCGCTCGACGCGTATCTGCTCCGCGCGATGGCGGTCGCCGGCTGGGCGCCGAGCCTGCGCGACTGCGCCCAGTGCGGCGCACCCGGACCGCACCGCGCCTTCTCGCCCGCACTCGGCGGAGCGGTGTGCTCGGCGTGCCGCCAGCAGGGCACCGCGCTGCCGACCACGGAGACGATCCTCCACCTCGCGGCGCTGCTCACCGGCGACTGGGAGCGGGCGGAGGCGACCGCGCCCCACCACGCCGCCGAGGCCTCCCGGCTCGTCACCCTCTACGTCCAGTGGCACCTCGAGCGCCACGTCAAGTCCTTCACCGTCCTGGAGAACGCATGA
- a CDS encoding isoprenyl transferase, whose product MSTHPSVPPPHPSGARPPAIPRKFVPRHVAVVMDGNGRWANDRGLPRTEGHRAGEFALLEVIHGAIEIGVENLSAYAFSTENWKRSPDEVRFLMGFNRDVIRRRRDELAALGVRIVWSGRRGRLWRSVIAELEAAEEMTRNNTGLVLQFCVNYGGRAEIVDAANSLAADVAAGRITPGKITEKTLARRLYSPEVPDVDLFLRSSGEQRTSNFLLWQAAYAELVFQDVLWPDVDRRTLWAAIEEYARRDRRFGGAVDRTAQT is encoded by the coding sequence ATGAGCACCCACCCCTCCGTCCCGCCGCCGCACCCCTCGGGAGCCCGTCCGCCGGCGATCCCGCGGAAGTTCGTGCCCCGTCACGTCGCCGTCGTCATGGACGGCAACGGGCGCTGGGCCAACGACCGGGGGCTGCCGCGCACCGAGGGCCACCGGGCCGGCGAGTTCGCGCTCCTCGAGGTCATCCACGGGGCGATCGAGATCGGCGTCGAGAACCTCTCCGCGTACGCCTTCTCGACGGAGAACTGGAAGCGCTCCCCGGACGAGGTGCGCTTCCTCATGGGCTTCAACCGCGACGTCATCCGGCGCCGCCGCGACGAGCTCGCTGCGCTCGGCGTGCGCATCGTGTGGTCGGGCCGCCGGGGGCGGCTGTGGCGCTCGGTCATCGCCGAGCTCGAGGCCGCGGAGGAGATGACGCGGAACAACACCGGGCTCGTGCTCCAGTTCTGCGTGAACTACGGCGGCCGGGCCGAGATCGTCGACGCCGCGAATTCCCTCGCCGCCGACGTCGCGGCCGGCCGGATCACCCCCGGGAAGATCACCGAGAAGACCCTGGCGCGCCGCCTCTACTCGCCCGAGGTGCCCGACGTCGACCTGTTCCTCCGGTCCTCCGGGGAGCAGCGGACCTCGAACTTCCTCCTCTGGCAGGCGGCGTACGCCGAGCTCGTGTTCCAGGACGTGCTGTGGCCCGACGTCGACCGGCGCACGCTGTGGGCGGCGATCGAGGAGTACGCTCGCCGCGACCGTCGGTTCGGCGGCGCGGTCGATCGCACCGCGCAGACCTGA
- a CDS encoding 2Fe-2S iron-sulfur cluster-binding protein has product MSVAVSALFRYPVKGFPAEKLAVGTLRTGSGFDGDRAAAFSSGRSPVPAGVWSEYRGFSVLKSDPSLQAWGVDSVGTAITLRAPDGEATSFRTDDPVSREAASEFLAARLTARGPHPRRLVVADQGMFDSRPSGVSLINPATVAALSAAAGIDLDPLRFRGNVHLANLPPFAEFGLIGTVVRLGGARLWIRSSIERCPATRVDPTTAVDDVNVPRLLAGILGHLHCGIYGVVLDGGEVRPGDALTVLDDLGPAVPAGLDPSLAKPGTTPRCATVLETAADASPSGGPGQVRMRLRDDRGWFAGAYRPGMHVRVHLTPPDGPLWRTYTVTRAAGSEFELGVGIDGAGSRALTGLPTGAPVLVSGPFGRLTADTLTGGRTIVLTAGIGITAAFGLLPGLPAARPVRLVHVEASPEPSGFARRLAAAAEGRPGTSVTRWSTAVRGRPGARELAAVLDDVSDRADAPTAADLVLCGPSSFVVAAEEAARLAGISPERVHREVFGSPRPLDAHGDDDLSAWAPAAVRTASGAEIRWEPAAGFLLDALEAAGVDAPSSCRGGSCGTCVLRLDAGQVAYPVEPAAVVADGEVVTCAAVPDGDVVLGI; this is encoded by the coding sequence ATGTCCGTCGCCGTCTCCGCGCTCTTCCGCTACCCGGTCAAGGGATTCCCGGCCGAGAAGCTCGCCGTCGGCACGCTGCGGACGGGATCCGGGTTCGACGGCGACCGCGCGGCGGCGTTCAGCAGCGGCCGCTCCCCCGTCCCCGCCGGCGTCTGGAGCGAATACCGCGGATTCTCCGTCCTCAAGTCGGACCCGAGCCTGCAGGCGTGGGGCGTCGACTCCGTCGGCACCGCGATCACGCTGCGCGCCCCGGACGGTGAGGCGACCTCCTTCCGCACCGACGACCCGGTGTCGCGGGAGGCGGCCTCGGAGTTCCTCGCCGCGCGGCTCACTGCCCGGGGACCGCACCCGCGCCGGCTCGTCGTCGCCGACCAGGGGATGTTCGACTCGCGTCCCTCCGGCGTGTCACTCATCAACCCCGCCACGGTCGCGGCGCTGTCTGCGGCCGCCGGCATCGACCTCGACCCGCTCCGGTTCCGCGGCAACGTCCACCTCGCGAATCTCCCGCCGTTCGCCGAGTTCGGCCTCATCGGCACCGTGGTGCGGCTCGGCGGCGCCCGGCTGTGGATCCGGTCGTCGATCGAACGGTGCCCGGCCACCCGCGTCGACCCGACCACCGCGGTCGACGACGTCAACGTCCCTCGCCTCCTCGCGGGCATCCTCGGGCACCTCCACTGCGGCATCTACGGGGTCGTCCTCGACGGCGGGGAGGTGCGCCCCGGGGATGCGCTCACCGTCCTCGACGACCTCGGCCCCGCGGTGCCCGCCGGGCTCGATCCGAGCCTCGCGAAGCCGGGCACGACGCCCCGCTGCGCCACGGTCCTCGAGACCGCCGCCGACGCCTCCCCCTCCGGCGGTCCCGGGCAGGTGCGGATGCGGCTGCGCGACGACCGCGGCTGGTTCGCCGGCGCCTACCGCCCGGGCATGCACGTGCGGGTCCACCTCACCCCGCCGGACGGCCCGCTGTGGCGCACCTACACCGTCACCCGGGCCGCAGGCTCCGAGTTCGAGCTCGGCGTGGGCATCGACGGCGCGGGATCCCGGGCGCTCACCGGGCTGCCGACCGGAGCCCCGGTCCTCGTGTCCGGGCCGTTCGGCCGCCTCACCGCGGACACCCTCACCGGAGGGCGCACGATCGTCCTCACCGCGGGCATCGGCATCACCGCCGCATTCGGACTGCTGCCCGGCCTCCCCGCCGCGCGACCGGTCCGCCTCGTCCACGTCGAGGCGTCCCCGGAGCCGAGCGGCTTCGCCCGTCGGCTCGCCGCTGCGGCGGAGGGACGGCCGGGGACCTCGGTGACCCGCTGGTCGACGGCGGTGCGCGGCCGCCCGGGTGCCCGCGAGCTCGCGGCCGTGCTCGACGACGTCAGTGACCGCGCGGATGCCCCGACCGCTGCCGATCTCGTCCTGTGCGGGCCGTCGAGCTTCGTCGTCGCCGCCGAGGAGGCCGCGCGGCTCGCGGGCATCTCCCCCGAGCGCGTCCACCGTGAGGTGTTCGGCTCCCCGCGACCCCTCGACGCGCACGGGGACGACGACCTGTCGGCCTGGGCGCCGGCCGCGGTCCGGACCGCCTCCGGCGCGGAGATCCGGTGGGAGCCGGCAGCGGGATTCCTCCTCGACGCGCTCGAGGCCGCCGGGGTCGACGCCCCGAGCTCGTGCCGGGGCGGGTCGTGCGGGACGTGCGTGCTCCGCCTCGATGCGGGACAGGTCGCCTATCCGGTCGAACCGGCCGCGGTGGTCGCCGACGGCGAGGTCGTCACGTGCGCGGCGGTGCCCGACGGCGACGTCGTCCTCGGGATCTGA
- a CDS encoding DEAD/DEAH box helicase, which yields MGRSPIPSTAIKCVPNREESSVMSAEDTTTPAPTDSAAAGTAPVAEELPPFDSFDLDPAVLAAVADLGYETPSQIQAQTIPLLTSGRDVIGLAQTGTGKTAAFALPVLSHLAHAGRAQEGPFALVLTPTRELALQVAEAFTSFAAHLPDFSVLPIYGGQSYGPQLGGLKRGAQVVVGTPGRVIDHLKRGSLKLGDLRHLVLDEADEMLKMGFQEDIEEIFAQAGTARQVALFSATMPKSIHRITGQYLTDPAEVRVKSKTTTGANIRQRFLTVMHSHKLDALTRILEVESYDGIIMFVRTKQATEELADKLRARGLSASAINGDIPQQARERTVEQLRSGAIDILVATDVAARGLDVERISLVVNYDIPHDTESYVHRIGRTGRAGRSGEAILFVTPRENHLLRQIEKATRQRVEPLTLPTVEQLTSTRIERFQNRITEALSTLDLAEVRPVIEQYEQAHDVPASEIAAALAVLLLDGESLTAQPLPEPKARKQREDRGDRGPRSPRSREGMRTYRLAVGRNERVQPGGIVGALANEGGLTSGQIGHIDIRSNHSLVDLPDDLPQTVFDRLANTRVQGKRIDLRPDTGRPGRPFKKKSFDKQPGEGRKFRQEPGGRKGFYRGGKGPGR from the coding sequence ATGGGTCGATCGCCAATTCCGTCCACTGCGATCAAGTGTGTGCCGAACCGCGAAGAGAGTTCCGTGATGTCCGCTGAGGATACGACCACCCCTGCCCCCACCGATTCCGCCGCCGCGGGCACCGCGCCCGTCGCCGAGGAGCTGCCCCCGTTCGACTCGTTCGATCTCGACCCCGCGGTCCTCGCCGCGGTCGCCGACCTCGGCTACGAGACGCCGTCCCAGATCCAGGCGCAGACGATCCCGCTGCTGACCTCCGGGCGCGACGTCATCGGCCTCGCGCAGACCGGCACCGGCAAGACCGCCGCCTTCGCGCTCCCGGTGCTCAGCCACCTCGCGCACGCCGGGCGCGCCCAGGAGGGCCCGTTCGCCCTCGTGCTCACCCCCACCCGCGAGCTCGCGCTCCAGGTCGCCGAGGCGTTCACGAGCTTCGCCGCGCACCTGCCGGACTTCTCCGTGCTGCCGATCTACGGCGGCCAGTCCTACGGCCCGCAGCTCGGCGGCCTCAAGCGCGGCGCGCAGGTCGTCGTCGGCACGCCCGGTCGCGTCATCGACCATCTCAAGCGGGGCTCCCTCAAGCTCGGCGACCTCCGCCACCTCGTCCTCGACGAGGCCGACGAGATGCTCAAGATGGGCTTCCAGGAGGACATCGAGGAGATCTTCGCCCAGGCCGGCACCGCCCGGCAGGTCGCGCTGTTCTCCGCGACCATGCCGAAGTCGATCCACCGGATCACCGGCCAGTACCTCACCGACCCCGCCGAGGTGCGGGTGAAGTCGAAGACGACGACGGGGGCGAACATCCGGCAGCGGTTCCTCACCGTCATGCACTCCCACAAGCTCGACGCCCTCACCCGGATCCTCGAGGTCGAGTCCTACGACGGCATCATCATGTTCGTCCGCACGAAGCAGGCCACCGAGGAGCTCGCCGACAAGCTCCGGGCCCGCGGCCTGTCGGCCTCGGCGATCAACGGCGACATCCCGCAGCAGGCGCGCGAGCGCACCGTCGAGCAGCTCCGCAGCGGGGCGATCGACATCCTCGTCGCCACGGACGTCGCCGCACGCGGTCTCGACGTCGAGCGGATCTCGCTCGTCGTCAACTACGACATCCCGCACGACACCGAGTCCTACGTCCACCGGATCGGCCGGACCGGCCGGGCCGGCCGCTCCGGCGAGGCGATCCTCTTCGTCACCCCGCGGGAGAACCACCTCCTGCGCCAGATCGAGAAGGCGACCCGGCAGCGGGTCGAGCCGCTCACCCTGCCGACGGTCGAGCAGCTGACCTCCACCCGGATCGAGCGGTTCCAGAACCGCATCACCGAGGCGCTGTCGACCCTCGACCTCGCCGAGGTCCGCCCCGTCATCGAGCAGTACGAGCAGGCGCACGACGTCCCGGCCTCGGAGATCGCCGCCGCACTCGCCGTGCTCCTCCTCGACGGGGAGTCGCTCACCGCCCAGCCGCTGCCCGAGCCCAAGGCCCGCAAGCAGCGCGAGGACCGCGGCGACCGCGGACCGCGGTCCCCGCGCTCCCGCGAGGGGATGCGGACCTACCGCCTCGCAGTGGGACGCAACGAGCGGGTGCAGCCCGGCGGCATCGTCGGCGCGCTCGCGAACGAGGGCGGCCTGACCTCGGGACAGATCGGACACATCGACATCCGGTCGAACCACTCCCTCGTCGACCTGCCCGACGACCTCCCGCAGACGGTCTTCGACCGGCTCGCGAACACCCGCGTCCAGGGCAAGCGGATCGACCTGCGCCCCGACACCGGGCGTCCGGGCCGGCCGTTCAAGAAGAAGTCCTTCGACAAGCAGCCCGGCGAGGGCCGCAAGTTCCGCCAGGAGCCCGGCGGTCGGAAGGGCTTCTACCGCGGCGGCAAGGGCCCGGGACGCTGA
- a CDS encoding glycine--tRNA ligase — MASTLDSVITLAKRRGFVFQAGEIYGGSRSAWDYGPLGVELKENIKALWWQNFVRGREDMVGLDSSIILPRTVWEASGHVETFVDPLVESLHTHKRYRADHLIEAYVAKHGREPENGLADIRDPETGQEGAWTEPQQFSGLMKTYLGAVDNEEGLHYLRPETAQGIFVNFANVVTANRRKPPFGIGQIGKAFRNEITPGNFIFRTREFEQMEIEYFTHPDDAEKFYHEWVEACWDWFVDLGIDPDNMRRFDVPDGERAHYSAATVDIEYRFGFQGGAWGELMGIANRTDFDLGNHTEHSGHKMQYFDQASGTRYTPYVIEPSFGLTRSMMAFLVDAYTEDEAPNTKGGVDKRIVLKLDPRLAPVKAAVLPLSRNEKLSPKAKELAAQLRQRWNVDFDDAGAIGRRYRRQDEIGTPFCITVDFDTLDDDAVTIRRRDDMSQERVPLAEVVDHLAADLAG; from the coding sequence GTGGCATCGACATTGGATTCCGTCATCACCCTGGCCAAGCGGCGCGGCTTCGTGTTCCAGGCAGGTGAGATCTACGGCGGATCCCGTTCGGCCTGGGACTACGGCCCGCTGGGCGTCGAGCTCAAGGAGAACATCAAGGCCCTGTGGTGGCAGAACTTCGTGCGCGGGCGCGAGGACATGGTCGGCCTCGACTCCTCGATCATCCTCCCGCGCACGGTCTGGGAGGCCTCCGGCCACGTCGAGACCTTCGTCGACCCGCTCGTCGAGTCGCTCCACACCCACAAGCGCTACCGCGCCGACCACCTCATCGAGGCCTACGTCGCCAAGCACGGCCGGGAGCCGGAGAACGGCCTCGCCGACATCCGCGACCCCGAGACCGGCCAGGAGGGTGCGTGGACCGAGCCCCAGCAGTTCTCCGGGCTCATGAAGACCTACCTCGGTGCGGTCGACAACGAGGAGGGCCTCCACTACCTCCGGCCGGAGACCGCGCAGGGCATCTTCGTCAACTTCGCCAACGTCGTCACCGCGAACCGGCGCAAGCCGCCGTTCGGCATCGGGCAGATCGGCAAGGCCTTCCGCAACGAGATCACGCCGGGCAACTTCATCTTCCGCACCCGCGAGTTCGAGCAGATGGAGATCGAGTACTTCACCCATCCCGACGACGCGGAGAAGTTCTACCACGAGTGGGTCGAGGCCTGCTGGGACTGGTTCGTCGACCTCGGCATCGACCCGGACAACATGCGCCGGTTCGACGTCCCCGACGGCGAGCGCGCCCACTACTCGGCGGCCACCGTCGACATCGAGTACCGGTTCGGGTTCCAGGGCGGCGCGTGGGGCGAGCTCATGGGCATCGCCAATCGCACCGACTTCGACCTCGGCAACCACACCGAGCACTCCGGGCACAAGATGCAGTACTTCGACCAGGCCTCGGGAACCCGCTACACCCCGTACGTCATCGAGCCGTCCTTCGGCCTCACCCGGTCGATGATGGCGTTCCTCGTCGACGCCTACACCGAGGACGAGGCGCCGAACACCAAGGGCGGCGTCGACAAGCGGATCGTGCTCAAGCTCGACCCGCGCCTCGCCCCGGTCAAGGCCGCGGTGCTGCCGTTGAGCCGCAACGAGAAGCTCTCGCCCAAGGCCAAGGAGCTCGCCGCGCAGCTGCGCCAGCGCTGGAACGTCGACTTCGACGACGCCGGTGCGATCGGCCGCCGCTACCGCCGGCAGGACGAGATCGGCACGCCCTTCTGCATCACCGTCGACTTCGACACCCTCGACGACGATGCGGTGACGATCCGCCGCCGCGACGACATGTCGCAGGAGCGCGTCCCGCTCGCCGAGGTCGTCGACCACCTCGCGGCCGACCTCGCCGGCTGA